The following proteins are encoded in a genomic region of Desulfovibrio legallii:
- a CDS encoding CBS domain-containing protein has protein sequence MNPVTLVTCHANADFDAFAAMLAARRLYAPCALLFPGTQERGLQKLYAALDHKAYDFVSAENLDWTAFDRLVLVDTRQRGRVRHAAPLLDRPGIRVEVWDHHPDAADDVAADASHTARVGALTSLMVGRLRERGIRITPEEATLLGLGIYGDTGSFTYSSTTEEDFQAAAWLLSQGMDVNRIDDLAAHQLTSLHVQALNSLLESVRTYTVNEVPVAVAEASMEHYLGDFAYLAHRLMEMEKFPALFAIGRMEDRIQVVARSRSEAVNVGDVCAALGGGGHAYAASASIRSMTLHEVRETILRELYAQAHPDKTARDYMSAPAVGIEAGAAIRAADELMLHFGLKAVPVFAPGTRVCVGLLDAQTASRAVVHGLGDARAEEYMTRHVRTLPPEASLQDLTDVIVGGRQRLAPIVEGGKVAGVVTRTDLINVFANATGHRPEQSAAGGKERSLAKLIQDRLPAPTRDLLHLAGRLGASLGLPVYVVGGFVRDLLLQRPNQDIDLVAEGDGLRLARALAKELGGRVREHRKFLTSMVIFTDTQGREQRLDVATARLEYYEHPAALPTVELSSIKMDLFRRDFSINALAVRLDGSFGQLVDFFGGQRDIKDKVIRVLHTLSFVEDPTRCLRAVRFEQRYGFHIGQGTEKLIKNALSLKLMDRLSPQRLYGEFRHLCEEDAPLACFTRMDQLGIWEAIAPQLGLTPTRKALLQRLQEISGWYRLLYFEEEPLPWLVYFLGLNHGLNYALTAEHYRRLGLPEALRAVVLSQREHLRSLGSQLARRQAEGAAPSALCALLRPLRLEFLLYLMAQTSDAPLQKNISRYITQWRRETADITGDDLRRLGLAPGPACGRILAAVLRAKLDGQAPTAESQLALAASLIGQEQGKEEAARPTPLAHRP, from the coding sequence GTGAACCCCGTCACCCTGGTCACCTGCCACGCCAACGCGGATTTTGACGCCTTTGCGGCCATGCTGGCGGCCCGCCGTCTGTACGCGCCCTGCGCCCTGCTCTTTCCCGGCACGCAGGAGCGGGGCCTGCAAAAGCTCTACGCTGCCCTGGACCATAAGGCCTACGATTTTGTCAGCGCCGAAAACCTGGACTGGACGGCCTTTGACCGTCTGGTGCTGGTGGATACCCGCCAGCGCGGCCGGGTGCGTCATGCGGCCCCACTGCTGGACCGTCCCGGCATCCGGGTGGAGGTCTGGGACCACCACCCCGACGCCGCCGACGACGTGGCTGCGGATGCGTCCCACACGGCCCGGGTGGGCGCGCTGACCAGCCTTATGGTGGGCCGCCTGCGCGAGCGCGGCATCCGGATCACGCCGGAAGAGGCCACCCTGCTGGGCCTGGGCATTTACGGAGACACGGGTTCCTTCACCTACTCCTCCACGACGGAAGAGGACTTCCAGGCCGCGGCCTGGCTGCTGAGCCAGGGCATGGACGTAAACCGCATAGACGACCTGGCCGCCCACCAGCTTACCAGCCTGCACGTCCAGGCCCTCAACAGCCTTTTGGAATCGGTGCGCACCTATACTGTCAACGAGGTGCCCGTGGCCGTGGCCGAAGCCTCCATGGAGCACTACCTGGGCGACTTCGCCTATCTGGCGCACCGGCTTATGGAAATGGAAAAATTTCCGGCGCTCTTTGCCATCGGCAGGATGGAGGACCGCATCCAGGTGGTGGCCCGCAGCCGCAGCGAGGCCGTCAATGTGGGCGACGTCTGCGCCGCTTTGGGTGGCGGGGGACACGCCTACGCCGCTTCGGCCTCCATCCGTTCCATGACCCTGCACGAAGTGCGGGAAACCATCCTGCGGGAACTCTACGCCCAGGCCCATCCGGACAAAACCGCCAGGGATTATATGTCCGCCCCGGCCGTGGGCATTGAAGCCGGCGCCGCCATCCGGGCGGCGGACGAACTTATGCTCCACTTCGGGCTCAAGGCCGTACCCGTTTTTGCGCCGGGCACGCGCGTCTGTGTGGGCCTGCTGGACGCGCAGACGGCCTCCCGCGCTGTGGTCCACGGCCTGGGCGACGCTAGGGCGGAAGAATACATGACCCGCCATGTGCGCACCCTGCCGCCGGAGGCGAGCCTCCAGGATCTTACGGACGTCATCGTGGGCGGTCGGCAGCGCCTGGCCCCCATTGTGGAAGGGGGGAAGGTTGCAGGGGTGGTCACCCGCACGGACCTCATCAACGTCTTTGCCAACGCCACGGGCCACCGGCCGGAGCAGAGCGCCGCCGGCGGCAAGGAGCGCTCCCTGGCCAAACTCATCCAGGACCGCCTGCCCGCGCCCACGCGGGATCTGCTCCACCTGGCGGGACGCCTGGGCGCGTCCCTCGGCCTGCCCGTCTATGTGGTTGGGGGCTTTGTGCGCGACCTTCTGCTGCAGCGGCCCAACCAGGATATAGACCTGGTGGCGGAAGGCGACGGCCTGCGTCTGGCCCGCGCCTTGGCCAAAGAGCTGGGCGGCAGGGTAAGGGAGCACCGCAAGTTCCTGACCTCCATGGTTATTTTTACAGATACCCAGGGCCGCGAGCAGCGCCTGGATGTGGCCACGGCCCGCCTGGAATACTACGAACATCCGGCGGCTCTGCCCACGGTGGAGCTTTCGTCCATCAAAATGGACCTCTTCCGGCGGGATTTTTCCATCAATGCTCTGGCCGTGCGCTTGGACGGCTCCTTCGGCCAGCTGGTGGATTTTTTTGGCGGCCAGCGGGACATCAAGGATAAGGTCATCCGCGTGCTGCACACCCTGAGCTTTGTGGAAGACCCCACCCGCTGCCTGCGCGCCGTGCGTTTTGAGCAGCGCTACGGCTTCCACATCGGGCAGGGGACGGAAAAGCTGATCAAAAATGCCCTCTCCCTCAAGCTCATGGACCGGCTTTCGCCCCAGCGCCTGTACGGCGAATTCAGACACCTCTGCGAAGAAGACGCGCCCCTGGCCTGCTTTACGCGCATGGATCAGCTGGGCATCTGGGAGGCCATTGCCCCCCAGCTTGGGCTCACCCCCACGCGCAAGGCGCTGCTGCAACGGCTGCAGGAAATTTCCGGCTGGTACCGCCTGCTTTATTTTGAGGAAGAGCCCCTCCCCTGGCTGGTCTATTTTCTGGGCCTCAACCACGGCCTGAATTACGCCCTCACGGCGGAACACTACCGACGTCTGGGCCTGCCCGAAGCCCTGCGCGCCGTTGTGCTGAGCCAGAGGGAACATCTGCGCTCCCTGGGCAGCCAGCTTGCCCGCCGACAGGCGGAAGGCGCCGCCCCCAGCGCGCTCTGCGCCCTGCTGCGCCCGCTGCGGCTAGAATTTCTGCTCTACCTTATGGCCCAGACCAGCGACGCGCCCCTACAAAAAAATATTTCCCGCTACATCACCCAGTGGCGGCGGGAAACGGCGGACATCACGGGCGACGACCTGCGCCGCCTGGGGCTCGCCCCCGGCCCGGCCTGCGGGCGCATTCTGGCGGCAGTGCTGCGCGCCAAACTGGATGGCCAGGCCCCCACGGCTGAAAGCCAGCTGGCCCTGGCCGCCAGCCTCATCGGCCAAGAGCAGGGAAAGGAGGAAGCCGCCCGGCCCACCCCCCTTGCCCACCGGCCGTAA
- a CDS encoding HIT family protein: MKQLWAPWRIDYILGPKPDVCVFCLPQDTAEDAERLVLYRGKNAFVIMNKYPYNNGHIMVCPYRHVMLLAALSRQEAHEVMDLLQACATILKEHFNCPGINIGLNQGEAAGAGIREHLHFHLVPRWNGDSSFMAVFDEVRTMPQHLSRSYAALLPFFAPQAMAARLAALADCVEQQRL; the protein is encoded by the coding sequence ATGAAACAATTGTGGGCGCCTTGGCGCATAGACTATATCCTGGGCCCGAAACCCGACGTCTGCGTGTTCTGCCTGCCCCAGGACACGGCCGAAGACGCGGAACGGCTCGTGCTCTATCGCGGAAAAAACGCTTTTGTGATCATGAACAAATACCCGTACAATAACGGGCACATCATGGTCTGCCCCTACCGCCACGTCATGCTTCTGGCCGCGCTTTCCCGCCAGGAAGCTCATGAAGTCATGGACCTGTTGCAGGCTTGCGCCACAATCTTAAAGGAACACTTTAATTGCCCAGGCATCAACATCGGCCTGAATCAGGGCGAAGCCGCGGGCGCGGGCATCCGGGAGCATCTGCACTTTCACCTGGTGCCGCGCTGGAACGGGGATTCCTCTTTCATGGCCGTTTTTGACGAAGTGCGCACCATGCCGCAGCATCTGAGCCGCAGCTATGCGGCCTTGCTGCCGTTTTTTGCACCCCAGGCCATGGCTGCCCGCCTGGCGGCCCTGGCGGATTGCGTCGAGCAACAACGCCTCTGA
- a CDS encoding LapA family protein produces MRYVKVLLLAVAFFLSLVFFFQNQASLSQQLVLTLNLFFIPPMSSIALPFYFLVVAAFALGALFTLCFLVWDKVNLSARLLKHKWQISSLEREVEKLRKKLGSESARSAFLRKADKSTALEAKTGGKTATATQPAEASACAAPQAADINGAVLAPDPDRP; encoded by the coding sequence ATGCGGTATGTCAAGGTTCTGCTGCTGGCCGTGGCGTTTTTCCTGTCCCTGGTCTTCTTTTTCCAGAACCAGGCCTCCCTTTCCCAACAACTGGTGCTCACGCTCAACCTCTTTTTCATCCCGCCCATGTCTTCCATCGCGCTGCCCTTCTATTTTCTGGTGGTGGCGGCCTTTGCCCTGGGCGCGCTCTTCACCCTCTGTTTTCTGGTCTGGGATAAGGTTAACCTTTCCGCCCGCCTGCTGAAGCACAAGTGGCAGATCAGCAGCCTGGAACGGGAAGTGGAAAAGCTCCGCAAAAAGCTGGGCAGCGAATCCGCCCGCTCCGCCTTCCTGCGCAAAGCCGACAAGTCCACAGCGCTGGAAGCAAAAACCGGCGGAAAAACCGCTACCGCGACCCAGCCCGCAGAAGCGTCGGCCTGTGCCGCGCCGCAGGCCGCTGACATCAACGGAGCGGTGCTGGCCCCGGATCCGGATCGGCCTTAG
- the mutS gene encoding DNA mismatch repair protein MutS, which produces MPETPVKITPMFEQYLRIKAEHPDALLFYRMGDFYELFFDDARTAARELRIALTSRSRDAENPVPMCGVPWHAVESYIAQLISKGYQIAICDQTEDPKAAKGLVKRAVTRVVTPGTVLEDANLQTKSHNYLGALCAAAPDQGGAFAWADISTGQWSGLEFKRPAELWQWVQKLAPRELLLPEGLEPPPRTALEGIRLVRLPRPQFDLKRATERVLTAQGVREPGALGLEGRPELIRACGALLLYLTRTQMRSPDHLQPFRPLDLSRRLIIDDITERNLEIFVRLNGRKGKGTLRQVLDQTLTPMGGRLLEDMLRHPWREAGPIRRIQDAVDFFHQSDARREALRAALERVYDLERLSTRISLNQGAPRDCIALRESLAALPAVLAALTEAFPANAEAAQEAAAPSPPKAIAEMLRGWDSLEDCANLLAAALVDNPPVAITDGGLFKAGYNPELDRLLDLAEHGEQKLQAMLTEEQTKTGISRLKLGCNRVFGYYYEISRAAHSGPVPYHFIRRQSLANAERFTTTELKELEEELLSAAEKRKSLEYELFQALRAQLAAQRPRIVQMADCIAHLDYWQSLAQVARAQGWRRPELTADANLEIRQGRHPVVEAMLGRANFVPNDVILDDRRRLCLLTGPNMAGKSTVLRQVAIICLLAQMGSMVPADAARLGLVDRLFSRVGASDNLAQGQSTFMVEMMETARILRQATKRSLIILDEIGRGTSTYDGVALAWAVVEDLARRAGGELRTLFATHYHELTALEGRVPGVFTMNIAIREYNNDILFLHKLVPGPSDRSYGVEVARLAGVPGPVVHRARTILEGLERGREGARKTVATAVALPGIDLPEPPPEPEAEALPEPALPENQEHPLVRLLRDLTPEALSPLEALRLLMEWKKLWADAPAPGMAASAASDYGPDDEPPPLPGV; this is translated from the coding sequence ATGCCCGAAACCCCGGTAAAAATAACCCCCATGTTTGAGCAATACCTGCGCATCAAGGCGGAACACCCTGATGCCCTGCTCTTCTACCGCATGGGAGATTTTTACGAGCTGTTCTTTGACGACGCCCGCACGGCCGCGCGCGAGCTGCGCATCGCCCTCACCAGCCGCAGCCGCGATGCGGAAAATCCCGTGCCCATGTGCGGCGTGCCCTGGCACGCCGTGGAAAGCTACATCGCCCAGCTCATCAGCAAGGGCTACCAGATCGCCATCTGCGACCAGACCGAAGACCCCAAGGCCGCCAAGGGGCTGGTCAAGCGCGCCGTCACCAGGGTGGTGACGCCGGGCACCGTGCTGGAGGACGCCAACCTTCAGACCAAAAGCCACAACTACCTGGGCGCGCTCTGCGCCGCAGCCCCGGACCAGGGTGGGGCCTTTGCCTGGGCGGACATCTCCACCGGCCAGTGGTCCGGCCTGGAATTCAAACGCCCCGCCGAGCTCTGGCAATGGGTGCAGAAGCTGGCCCCGCGCGAGCTGCTTCTGCCTGAGGGCCTGGAGCCGCCCCCGCGCACAGCGCTGGAGGGCATCCGCCTTGTGCGTCTGCCCCGCCCCCAGTTCGATCTCAAGCGCGCCACGGAACGGGTGCTGACCGCCCAGGGCGTGCGCGAGCCCGGAGCCCTGGGCCTGGAGGGCAGGCCGGAGCTGATCCGCGCCTGCGGCGCGCTGCTGCTCTACCTGACCCGCACGCAGATGCGCAGCCCGGACCACCTCCAGCCCTTCCGCCCGCTGGACCTGAGCCGCCGCCTGATCATTGACGATATCACCGAGCGCAACCTGGAAATTTTCGTCCGCCTCAACGGCCGTAAGGGCAAGGGCACGCTGCGCCAGGTGCTGGACCAGACCCTGACCCCCATGGGCGGCCGCCTGCTGGAGGATATGCTGCGCCACCCCTGGCGCGAGGCCGGTCCCATCCGGCGCATCCAGGACGCTGTGGACTTTTTCCACCAGAGCGACGCCCGGCGCGAAGCCCTGCGCGCGGCCCTGGAACGGGTCTACGATCTGGAGCGGCTCTCCACCCGCATCAGCCTGAACCAAGGCGCGCCGCGCGACTGCATCGCCCTGCGGGAAAGCCTCGCCGCCCTGCCCGCTGTGCTGGCGGCCCTGACGGAAGCCTTCCCCGCCAATGCGGAGGCCGCTCAGGAAGCCGCCGCCCCGTCGCCCCCCAAGGCCATAGCCGAAATGCTGCGCGGCTGGGACAGCCTGGAAGACTGCGCAAACCTGCTCGCCGCCGCCCTGGTGGACAATCCGCCCGTGGCGATCACCGACGGCGGTCTGTTCAAGGCCGGCTACAACCCAGAGCTGGACCGGCTGCTGGATCTGGCCGAGCACGGGGAACAGAAACTGCAGGCCATGCTGACCGAAGAGCAGACCAAAACCGGCATCAGCCGCCTCAAGCTGGGCTGCAACCGCGTTTTCGGCTACTACTACGAAATTTCCCGCGCGGCCCACAGCGGCCCTGTTCCCTACCACTTCATCCGCCGCCAGAGCCTGGCCAATGCGGAGCGCTTCACCACTACGGAGCTCAAAGAGCTGGAAGAAGAGCTGCTCTCCGCGGCGGAAAAGCGCAAGAGCCTTGAATACGAGCTGTTTCAGGCTTTGCGCGCCCAACTGGCGGCCCAGCGCCCGCGCATCGTCCAGATGGCCGACTGCATCGCTCACCTGGACTACTGGCAGAGCCTCGCCCAGGTGGCCCGCGCCCAGGGCTGGCGTCGCCCGGAGCTCACCGCCGACGCCAATCTGGAAATCCGCCAGGGCCGTCACCCGGTGGTAGAGGCCATGCTGGGCCGGGCCAACTTCGTGCCCAACGACGTTATTCTGGACGACCGTCGCCGCCTCTGCCTGCTCACCGGCCCCAATATGGCTGGCAAATCCACCGTGCTGCGTCAGGTGGCCATCATCTGCCTTCTGGCGCAGATGGGCTCCATGGTGCCCGCGGACGCGGCGCGCCTCGGCCTGGTGGACCGCCTTTTTTCCCGCGTGGGGGCCTCGGACAACCTGGCCCAGGGCCAGAGCACCTTTATGGTGGAAATGATGGAGACGGCCCGCATCCTGCGGCAGGCCACCAAGCGCAGCCTGATCATTCTGGACGAAATCGGCCGGGGCACCAGCACCTACGATGGTGTGGCCCTGGCCTGGGCCGTAGTGGAAGACCTGGCCCGCCGCGCGGGCGGCGAGCTGCGCACCCTCTTCGCCACCCACTACCACGAGCTCACCGCCCTGGAAGGCCGCGTGCCCGGCGTTTTCACCATGAATATCGCTATCCGCGAATACAATAACGACATCCTTTTTCTGCACAAGCTGGTGCCCGGCCCCTCGGACCGCAGCTACGGCGTGGAAGTGGCCCGCCTGGCCGGCGTGCCAGGGCCCGTGGTGCACAGGGCCCGGACCATCCTGGAAGGCCTGGAGCGAGGCCGCGAAGGCGCGCGCAAAACCGTAGCCACGGCCGTGGCCCTGCCCGGCATTGATCTGCCGGAACCGCCCCCCGAACCGGAGGCGGAAGCCCTGCCCGAACCGGCGTTGCCGGAAAACCAGGAGCATCCCCTGGTGCGCCTGCTGCGCGACCTCACGCCCGAAGCCCTCAGCCCCCTGGAGGCCCTGCGCCTGCTTATGGAATGGAAAAAACTCTGGGCGGACGCGCCTGCGCCGGGCATGGCCGCCTCCGCAGCTTCAGACTATGGACCGGACGACGAACCGCCGCCCCTGCCGGGGGTGTAG
- a CDS encoding DnaJ family domain-containing protein, translating into MAEANPFSVIQFIAEQRIAEAQAEGAFDNLPGTGRPLELEDMSHVPEELRMAYKILRNAGCLPPELEQRKELNRLADLLEQCEDEQERVRQMQRLRFMVLRAQVRFQRPIRLEQDDPYYDRLLDRLSRAEGAAAQAQKKSH; encoded by the coding sequence ATGGCAGAAGCCAACCCTTTTTCCGTCATCCAGTTTATCGCGGAACAACGCATCGCCGAGGCCCAGGCCGAGGGCGCGTTTGACAACCTGCCCGGCACAGGCCGCCCCCTGGAGCTGGAAGACATGAGTCATGTGCCGGAAGAGCTGCGCATGGCCTACAAAATCCTGCGCAATGCGGGCTGCCTGCCGCCGGAGCTGGAGCAGCGCAAGGAATTGAACCGGCTGGCGGATCTGCTGGAGCAGTGCGAGGACGAACAGGAGCGCGTGCGCCAGATGCAGCGCCTGCGCTTCATGGTCTTGCGGGCCCAGGTGCGTTTTCAGCGGCCCATCCGCCTGGAACAGGACGACCCGTACTACGACCGCCTGCTGGACCGTCTTTCCCGCGCTGAAGGCGCGGCGGCCCAAGCGCAGAAAAAGTCGCACTGA
- a CDS encoding acyl-CoA thioesterase, which translates to MERYHIQKITVTDADMDMQGRVSNLRYVQWMQDLAVAHSAANGWSMERYAALGQGWVVRQHCITYRKPAVAGQTIYAATWVADFASRQCTRRYLFWRAADAALLAEAETLWIYIDYASGRPVRIPESLSRDFAPAEEAEVRAALRSAE; encoded by the coding sequence ATGGAACGGTATCATATCCAGAAAATAACCGTGACGGATGCGGATATGGACATGCAGGGCCGGGTAAGCAACCTGCGCTATGTGCAGTGGATGCAGGATCTGGCCGTGGCCCATTCCGCGGCCAACGGCTGGAGCATGGAGCGCTATGCGGCCCTGGGGCAGGGCTGGGTGGTGCGGCAGCACTGCATTACCTACCGCAAACCGGCGGTGGCGGGGCAGACGATCTACGCGGCCACCTGGGTGGCGGACTTCGCCTCGCGCCAGTGCACGCGGCGCTACCTCTTCTGGCGCGCTGCCGACGCGGCTTTGCTGGCCGAAGCCGAAACGCTTTGGATTTATATTGATTATGCCAGCGGCCGGCCTGTGCGCATCCCGGAATCGCTCAGTCGGGATTTTGCCCCGGCCGAGGAAGCGGAAGTGCGCGCGGCTCTGCGCAGCGCGGAGTAA
- a CDS encoding formate--tetrahydrofolate ligase translates to MTLDPTRHPDWQLAQEAETRMKPILALAAEMGLESSEILPYGHYMGKIEQQAVLRRLADRPDGLYIDVTAITPTPLGEGKSTTTIGLVQGLARRGLRASAAIRQPSGGPTMGMKGSAAGGGLSQCIPLAPYSLNFTGDIHAVGAAHNLAMTALTARMQHERNYDDATLERLSGMRRLHIDPTRVNTGWVVDFCAQALRHVIIGMEGDGRRNDGFMMRSHFDITVASEVMSILSVARDLRDLRERMGRMALALDRDGNPVTTADLQVDGAMTAWLVEAVKPNLIQTMEGQPVLVHTGPFGNIALGQSSVIADRVGLKLSEAHVTESGFAADMGYEKFWNLKCRYSGLTPDAAVLVATVRALKYHGGAPRLQPGQPLPEAYTREDLPLVEAGCVNLLHHLGIVRRSGVPAVVCLNRFHTDTKAELDTVRQICEKAGARVAVSDHWARGGEGALELADAVLDACRTERRAFRPLYDWSLPLRERIVRIAREVYGADGVDFEPLAAQRLAAFQDRPDAAELGVCMVKTQYSLSDDPARRGVPASWRLHVRDALLFGGAGLVVPVAGDISLMPGTGSRPGFRNIDVDVETGRVTGLF, encoded by the coding sequence ATGACCCTGGACCCCACCCGGCACCCTGATTGGCAATTGGCCCAGGAAGCCGAAACCCGCATGAAGCCTATCCTCGCCCTGGCGGCGGAAATGGGCCTGGAATCCTCAGAAATTCTGCCCTATGGGCATTATATGGGCAAAATCGAGCAGCAGGCCGTGCTGCGGCGTCTGGCGGACAGGCCCGACGGCCTTTATATAGATGTAACGGCCATCACCCCCACGCCGCTGGGGGAGGGCAAGTCCACCACCACCATAGGCCTGGTGCAGGGCCTGGCCCGACGCGGCCTGCGGGCTTCCGCGGCCATCCGGCAGCCATCGGGCGGCCCCACCATGGGCATGAAAGGGTCCGCCGCTGGCGGTGGGCTTTCGCAGTGCATTCCCCTGGCCCCCTATTCCCTCAACTTCACGGGGGATATCCACGCCGTGGGCGCGGCCCACAATCTGGCCATGACCGCCCTTACCGCCCGCATGCAGCATGAGCGCAACTATGACGACGCCACCCTGGAGCGCCTCTCCGGCATGCGGCGGCTGCACATCGATCCCACCAGGGTGAACACGGGCTGGGTGGTGGATTTCTGCGCTCAGGCCCTGCGGCACGTCATCATCGGCATGGAGGGCGACGGCCGCCGTAACGACGGGTTTATGATGCGCTCGCATTTCGACATCACCGTGGCTTCGGAGGTCATGTCCATTCTTTCTGTGGCGCGGGATCTGCGGGATCTGCGTGAGCGCATGGGCCGCATGGCGCTGGCCCTGGACCGCGACGGCAACCCGGTGACCACCGCCGATCTTCAGGTGGACGGGGCCATGACCGCCTGGTTGGTGGAGGCCGTGAAGCCCAACCTGATCCAGACCATGGAAGGCCAGCCCGTGCTGGTGCATACGGGGCCCTTTGGCAATATAGCCCTGGGGCAAAGCTCCGTCATCGCCGACCGGGTGGGGCTCAAGCTCAGCGAGGCGCATGTGACGGAATCGGGCTTTGCCGCGGATATGGGCTACGAGAAATTCTGGAACCTCAAGTGCCGCTACAGCGGCCTGACCCCGGACGCGGCAGTGTTGGTGGCCACGGTGCGGGCGCTCAAGTACCACGGCGGCGCGCCCCGGCTGCAGCCCGGCCAGCCCCTGCCCGAGGCCTATACGCGGGAGGATCTGCCCCTGGTGGAGGCCGGTTGCGTCAACCTGCTGCACCACCTGGGCATTGTGCGCCGCTCCGGCGTGCCCGCCGTGGTCTGCCTGAACCGGTTCCATACCGATACCAAGGCGGAACTGGACACGGTGCGGCAGATTTGCGAGAAGGCCGGGGCGCGGGTGGCCGTTTCCGACCACTGGGCCCGGGGCGGCGAAGGCGCGCTGGAGCTGGCCGACGCCGTGCTGGACGCCTGCCGCACGGAACGCCGCGCCTTCCGCCCGCTCTACGACTGGAGCCTGCCCCTGCGGGAGCGTATTGTGCGCATCGCCCGCGAGGTTTACGGAGCCGACGGCGTGGATTTTGAACCCCTGGCCGCGCAGCGCCTGGCCGCCTTCCAGGACCGGCCCGACGCGGCGGAGCTGGGCGTCTGCATGGTCAAAACCCAGTATTCGCTTTCTGACGATCCCGCCCGGCGTGGCGTGCCGGCTTCCTGGCGGCTGCATGTGCGCGATGCGCTCCTGTTCGGCGGCGCGGGGCTGGTGGTGCCCGTGGCCGGGGATATCAGCCTTATGCCGGGCACGGGTTCCCGACCTGGCTTCCGCAATATTGACGTGGACGTGGAAACGGGCCGGGTGACAGGGCTTTTCTAG
- the lpdD gene encoding prenylated flavin chaperone LpdD, protein MRFTAHKGRIRLSLRVCRQGRDLQVLLDGGAAHLGAVALAAAPAPGTEAQGDLLVLPGHREDALALRMAKRLAAALGCAVCVSAGIHYPDITREEIAVAEALTDVLTSRCLAALRKETAC, encoded by the coding sequence ATGCGTTTCACCGCCCATAAAGGCAGAATCCGCCTGAGTCTGCGCGTCTGCCGACAGGGCCGCGACCTGCAGGTTCTGCTCGACGGCGGCGCAGCCCACCTGGGGGCCGTGGCCCTGGCTGCCGCGCCCGCACCTGGGACCGAAGCCCAGGGGGATCTGCTGGTCCTGCCCGGCCACCGGGAGGACGCGCTGGCCCTGCGCATGGCAAAGCGCCTGGCTGCCGCCCTGGGCTGCGCCGTGTGTGTGAGCGCGGGCATCCACTATCCGGACATTACGCGGGAGGAAATTGCCGTGGCCGAAGCCCTGACCGACGTTCTGACCAGCCGCTGCCTCGCGGCGTTGCGCAAGGAGACCGCATGCTGA